cgtctgtctctctgaggctatcgtctgtctctctgaggctatcgtctgtctctgaggctatcgtctgtctctctgaggctatcgtctgtctctctgaggctatcgtctgtctctgaggctatcgtctgtctctctgaggctattgtctgtctctgaggctatcgtctgtctctgaggctatcgtctgtctctgaggctatcgtctgtctctctgaggctatcgtctgtctctgaggctatcgtctgtctctctgaggctatcgtctgtctctctgaggctatcgtctgtctctgaggctatcgtctgtctctgaggctatcgtctgtctctctgaggctatcgtctgtctctctgaggctatcgtctgtctctgtgaggctatcgtctgtctctctgaggctatcgtctgtctctgaggctatcgtctgtctctctgaggctatcgtctgtctctgaggcgatcgtctgtctctgaggctatcgtctgtctctgaggctatcgtctgtctctgtgaggctatcgtctgtctctctgaggcgatcgtctgtctctctgaggctatcgtctgtctctgaggctatcgtctgtctctgaggctatcgtctgtctctctgaggctatcgtctgtctctgaggctatcgtctgtctctctgaggctatcgtctgtctctgtgaggcGTGTGAGAGGATGAGCAGACTGGCAGAGAGCAACATCAGATACAGAATACACATTATTATACGTTGGCCACCAGTTGACCAGCACATTACTCAGAAGAATCATTTACTGTAACGAAGATAAGCTCACGGTGCGGAGAACGACAAACAATGAAAGTGTCTCTCAGTTTAGCCCGAGACGCGGCCGAGTAGAGCGCCTCAGGTCCGGTGTCTGCTGACTGAGGGTGGAGCACCTCCATCAGAGTCCTGTCGCCTCCACGAGGCCGTCAGGGACTAAAGCTCTACACACATGAGCGTGGCACGAAAACAAAACACACTCTTAATCGCCCGTCTCATCCACCGGCTCAAAAACACGTGAACCAACAACACGTGAACCAGAAACATGTGAACCAGAAACACGTGAACCAGAAACACGTGAACCAGAAACACGTGAACCAGAAACACGTGAACCAGAAGCACGTGAACCAACAACACGTGAACCCCAGCTCGACCACGCCATGCACCACGAAGCCAACGCGGGTGGCCCGGCCGGCCTCGCCCGGCGGGCGCCCTTCACTGTCGGGGGCCGGCGGGCCCGGCTCTCTGCGCGGCGCTGCATGGGTCCAGGGACTCCTTGGTGGCGCCTCCAAACACGTCCACGTCGCGGTCGGTCCAGGGCGCGATGTTGCCCAGCGCCGAGGAGCCGCAGTCGGCCAGAGCGGCGACCTCGGCCGGCTTCAGCACGCGGTCCCACAGGTTGAACTGGGAGAGTTCCCCCACCAGCGCCTGGGAGGCGTCGAAATGCCCCCCCAGGGTGTCCTACAGGGGGCGAacacaaaggtcaaaggtcacaggcaAGACCCGCGAGAAGCTTTTAATGGGAATGTTTCTAACGTACGACAGGCTTCAACCCGGGAACTGAAGAGGGGGAAATACTTTGTTTAGTTGTTTTAGTTCAGAtgaactatatacatatatatatatatacatatatacatatatatacatatatatagatatagatatatatacatatatagatatagatatatatacatatatatacatatatatacatacatatatatatacatacatatatacatatatatagatatatatacatatatatatatatatatatatacatacatatatacatatatataaatatattcatatatatatatatacatatatatatacatctatacatagatatatatacatatatatgcatatatagctatacgtatatatacatacatatatatatatatatatatatatatacatatatatatatatatatatatatatatatatatacatatatacacatatatatagatatatatacatatatatacatatatatatttacatatatatacatagatatagatatatatacatacatatatatatatatatacatatatacacatatatatacattcatatatatatacatagatatatatacatatatacatatatatgtgtatatatatagccatTTATACATCCATCCATTAATTGTCCATTCAtgtatccctccctccctccctcatgtctcacctgttccTGTCCCAGGATGAGGACTCCTCCGGGTTTGATTGGGTGCCAGGCGGCTAGCCCCTCCCCCCGGCCCTTCATCTTGCCCCCCTGGTAGGCCTTCCAGACCCCGTCCCTCAGGGTCCAGCTCACACAGATGTGCTGCCACTGGTCCTGTGGGATGGACAGAGGCAGCTGCGCCACCTGCAGGCCAGAGAGCACACAGCGGGCCTCGCCTGTTAAAGGTCAACGTGACCGCTTCCTGTCTGGGTTTACATGACGTGTTGCTCCAGGACAAcatctgttgttgttgatccTTCTGTCGGACAACAATCGAGAATGACACCTCGCGGGGATGAGGCGGCATCGGGTAGGTGGTGATGTTATAGTCTGATCACATGATGGGCTAATCAATGAACACTCATCACTAttgatgagcccccccccccaccttgtcGTTGATGAGCAGCTCCACCGGCGTGTGGACCCCCTGCAGCAGCACCAGCTCGTTGGGCTGGCCGGGGACCGAGTAGGAGAAGGGGGTCCCGATGCCGGCCTCGCGGGccctcagccacacacacaccgtgaagGCGTACATCTCCGTCAGCTCGCGCCGCACCAGCCCGTACATGTAGTTGGTCCTCACGGGGAAGGACAGCACGGCAGGcgggaggcaggagacaggaggcaggagacagggcaggaggcaggaggcaggagacaggaggcaggagacagggggaggcaggaggcaggagacaggaggcaggagacaggagacaggagacaggagacaggaggcaggagacagggggcaggagacaggagacagggggcaggagacaggggacaggagacagggggcaggagacaggagacaggggacaggggaaggagacaggggacaggagacaggagacaggagacaggggacaggagacaggagacaggggacaggagacagggggcaggagacaggggacaggagacagggggcAGGAGACAGGggaaggagacaggggacaggagacagggggcaggacacaggggacaggagacagggggcaggagacaggaggggacaggaggcaggaggggacaggagacaggggacaggaggcaggaggggacaggagacaggggacaggaggcaggaggggacaggagacaggggacaggaggcaggaggggacaggagacaggaggcaggaggcaggaggcaggagacaggaggcaggagacaggagacaggggacaggaggcaggagacaggagacaggaggcaggagacaggggacaggaggcaggaggggacaggagacaggaggcaggaggggacaggagacaggaggcaggagacaggggacaggaggcaggaggcaggacaggggacaggaggcaggaggggacaggagacaggagacaggagacaggggacaggaggcaggagacaggaggcaggagacaggggacaggagacaggggacaggaggcaggagacaggagacattagatgttaatacacacacacatgagacccacTCACATGgagcccccccaaccccccctcaCTGTGCTCCAGCTCCGTGACTCGGTGCTTCGTGGTGCCGAGGCCCTGGTTggtctgctggtcctggtcctggtcctggtcctggtcctggtcctggtcctgcgtCTCCGTCTTCATGGTCAGACGCTCCTCCTTCAGGAGCTTGATCTTCCTCTCCAGCTgcccctccaggtcctccacgcTCCAGGGGCCCTTCCCCCGCCCGCCGGGGCCCTTGGGTTGGGGCCGGGGGGCCGGGGCGGCGGGGCGGCGCCCCCCCAgggggtgggaggagccaccgcTTGTGGGCGGAGCCGGAACTCGGCCGATGTTACCGGTCAGACTGCCGGAGGACGAGTCGGTGAGGTTCAAGGAGGCCGGACCGATCTCCttctgcaggaggagagagaccatCTTATTAaccttcatcatcaccatcatcatcaccaccatcatcatcatcaccatcatcaccatcatcaccatcatcaccaccatcatcatcaccatcatcatcaccttccttcctgctgctgtcaggctgcacaacaaactgcagtagatcgctgtagatgctggcaaactaaacactttactcagcactttactttgttttccccttgtatatttagt
The nucleotide sequence above comes from Pseudoliparis swirei isolate HS2019 ecotype Mariana Trench chromosome 24, NWPU_hadal_v1, whole genome shotgun sequence. Encoded proteins:
- the nptxrb gene encoding neuronal pentraxin receptor b translates to MKFVIVLVSAGTLAFLGAVICIVASVYPRERAAPRGDNGTLLEPATESGSVARAGPLGARHGAESYDGDNGLGEVPPRNQLHLGEETGSAKTFSFSRLICTPVPVGDCTSKALRPQADDPLYGHTGDEDWTYLRTTAEQLRQMVLQQNDQILMDQRTIRELSGKLSECESGLEDERSVPERSVGVWSGGRRVMAGDDVSASAAAQLQTARAVEELARAIMDLKDRIEKLEKEIGPASLNLTDSSSGSLTGNIGRVPAPPTSGGSSHPLGGRRPAAPAPRPQPKGPGGRGKGPWSVEDLEGQLERKIKLLKEERLTMKTETQDQDQDQDQDQDQDQQTNQGLGTTKHRVTELEHSLPPVSCLPPAVLSFPVRTNYMYGLVRRELTEMYAFTVCVWLRAREAGIGTPFSYSVPGQPNELVLLQGVHTPVELLINDKVAQLPLSIPQDQWQHICVSWTLRDGVWKAYQGGKMKGRGEGLAAWHPIKPGGVLILGQEQDTLGGHFDASQALVGELSQFNLWDRVLKPAEVAALADCGSSALGNIAPWTDRDVDVFGGATKESLDPCSAAQRAGPAGPRQ